One part of the Novipirellula aureliae genome encodes these proteins:
- a CDS encoding DUF819 family protein, giving the protein MIDNDAVVFGLLMVILGLIFWTSSCDHWFFRRFYSLFPMLLLCYFVPSLLSLSGLVDPETSNLYFVATRYLLPASLVLLTLSIDLREIIKLGNKAVIMFLTGTVGVVLGGPLAVLIVGTFAPEWVGGSDSSAVWRGLSTVAGSWIGGGANQAAMKEIFNPSDELFSVMVTVDVIVAEVWMAFLLLGVGKSKAIDRLLKADASAIEHLTNKMETFSRETTRVPTTTDLFTILGFAFGVTAASHFAADWIAPWIHENAPKLDRFSLDSSFFWLIILATSGGVILSFTRARQFEGAGASRVGSVFIYILVATIGLKMDVSAIFETPEYFVVGGVWMLIHVLLLFLVAWWIRAPYFFLAVGSKANIGGAASAPVVAAAFHPSLAPVGVLLAVVGYALGTYMAYVCALMMQAASM; this is encoded by the coding sequence ATGATTGATAATGATGCCGTTGTGTTTGGACTATTGATGGTCATCCTGGGACTGATCTTTTGGACCAGCAGCTGTGACCATTGGTTTTTCAGAAGGTTTTACTCCCTCTTTCCAATGTTGCTGCTTTGTTACTTCGTGCCATCACTGCTATCGTTGTCGGGGTTGGTCGATCCGGAGACATCTAATCTGTACTTCGTCGCGACGCGGTATCTATTGCCTGCTTCGCTCGTCCTATTGACCTTGAGCATTGATCTTCGCGAAATCATAAAGCTGGGAAACAAGGCGGTCATCATGTTCTTGACGGGAACCGTCGGCGTCGTTCTCGGTGGTCCCTTGGCAGTTCTAATTGTCGGAACGTTTGCACCCGAGTGGGTTGGCGGCAGCGATTCGTCTGCCGTTTGGCGCGGGCTTTCGACGGTCGCCGGAAGTTGGATTGGTGGTGGAGCGAACCAGGCGGCAATGAAGGAGATTTTTAATCCTTCCGATGAGTTGTTCAGTGTCATGGTCACGGTCGATGTGATCGTTGCCGAAGTTTGGATGGCGTTTCTGCTTTTGGGAGTCGGCAAGTCGAAAGCGATCGACCGCTTGCTGAAAGCGGATGCGTCGGCGATCGAGCACTTGACGAACAAAATGGAAACGTTTTCTCGTGAAACCACCCGAGTCCCCACGACGACCGATCTTTTTACAATACTCGGTTTTGCGTTTGGGGTGACGGCCGCGAGTCATTTCGCAGCGGATTGGATCGCGCCATGGATTCATGAAAACGCACCCAAACTGGACCGGTTTAGCTTGGACTCATCGTTTTTCTGGCTCATCATTTTAGCGACGAGCGGCGGGGTCATCTTGTCGTTCACCCGGGCTCGACAATTCGAAGGGGCCGGTGCATCCCGCGTCGGTTCGGTATTCATTTACATTCTGGTGGCTACGATCGGGCTGAAGATGGACGTGTCTGCAATTTTCGAAACGCCCGAGTACTTTGTGGTGGGCGGCGTGTGGATGCTGATTCATGTCTTGTTGCTGTTTCTTGTCGCTTGGTGGATTCGGGCACCTTACTTCTTTTTGGCGGTAGGCAGTAAAGCGAATATCGGTGGTGCCGCGAGTGCGCCCGTGGTCGCAGCTGCGTTCCATCCGTCCCTCGCACCGGTTGGGGTATTGTTAGCGGTGGTGGGTTATGCGCTCGGTACCTATATGGCCTATGTTTGCGCGTTGATGATGCAAGCGGCCTCGATGTAA
- a CDS encoding thioredoxin domain-containing protein — protein sequence MNHLADSLSPYLLQHKNNPVEWYPWGNAAFEKARETDRPIFLSVGYAACHWCHVMEHESFENESIAKYLNEHFISIKVDREERPDIDQIYMNAVQLMTGRGGWPMSVFLDHQMRPFYAGTYWPPTQRSGMPGFVDVISALAEAWKNRRSDVEEHSAKITESLQVLALGTEMEPESIADEAVITNSTSRLLQVLDRQDGGFGAAPKFPHATDINLLLTRAVTTGEKELADAAELTLDRMAGGGIRDHIGGGFARYSVDSKWLVPHFEKMLYDNALLAVQYVRAFQVTGNRRHADVACEILDYLDREMTDPAGGFHCSEDADSEGVEGKYYVWTPDEVKKILGEEAGERFCKVYDISEEGNFEGNNIANLPRSFESYAEEFAMPDLDIQLARNREKLRIERDKRVHPGRDDKILTAWNSLAISAFAVAGGVLDRPDYIEIATRATKFTFDQMVTDDGNLLHAFRQGKSHLAAFLDDYAFTIEALVSLFEANGQARYIDRAVQLADTMIKRFKDEELGGFFYTSNDSETLITRTKDWHDGSLVSGNASAVMALLKLSRLCNREDYRIAAEQTLRLANDILQTQSAACAALVVALDRYRNDAEQIVVAVPDQEAMKNVRADLLKNFHPHATLSWVIGDAFDSEPVVALNEDRSVIDAAPTVYRCKHFTCDAPVTGKAAIQWLGEF from the coding sequence ATGAACCACTTGGCTGATTCATTAAGCCCCTACCTACTCCAGCATAAAAATAATCCTGTCGAGTGGTATCCCTGGGGCAACGCGGCTTTCGAGAAAGCTCGGGAAACCGACCGACCGATCTTTTTGTCGGTCGGCTACGCAGCTTGTCACTGGTGCCATGTGATGGAGCACGAAAGCTTTGAGAACGAGTCGATCGCGAAGTATCTCAACGAGCATTTCATTTCGATAAAAGTCGATCGCGAAGAACGTCCCGATATCGATCAGATCTACATGAATGCGGTCCAACTGATGACGGGCCGTGGCGGGTGGCCGATGAGTGTCTTTTTAGATCACCAAATGCGACCGTTTTATGCTGGAACGTACTGGCCACCGACTCAGCGAAGTGGGATGCCTGGCTTTGTCGATGTCATTAGTGCACTGGCGGAGGCGTGGAAGAATCGCCGCAGTGATGTCGAAGAGCATTCCGCAAAGATTACCGAATCGCTTCAAGTGTTAGCACTCGGGACCGAGATGGAACCAGAGTCGATTGCCGATGAAGCGGTGATCACCAACTCCACCTCTCGTCTGCTGCAAGTTCTCGATCGTCAAGATGGCGGATTCGGCGCAGCCCCGAAATTCCCACACGCAACCGACATCAATCTACTGCTCACGCGCGCCGTCACGACGGGTGAGAAAGAACTTGCCGATGCCGCGGAATTGACGCTCGACAGAATGGCGGGCGGCGGAATCCGAGACCATATCGGGGGCGGCTTCGCGCGCTACAGCGTTGACAGCAAATGGCTGGTTCCTCACTTCGAAAAAATGCTCTATGACAATGCACTGCTGGCCGTTCAATACGTCAGAGCTTTCCAGGTAACCGGAAACAGACGCCATGCCGATGTCGCCTGCGAGATTCTCGATTATCTCGACCGCGAAATGACGGATCCGGCTGGTGGGTTTCACTGTAGCGAAGACGCCGATAGCGAAGGGGTCGAAGGCAAGTACTATGTCTGGACGCCAGATGAGGTGAAGAAGATCCTCGGAGAGGAAGCAGGCGAACGGTTTTGTAAGGTCTACGACATTTCCGAAGAAGGAAATTTCGAAGGTAACAATATCGCCAACTTACCGCGCTCGTTCGAAAGCTATGCAGAAGAATTCGCGATGCCCGATCTGGATATTCAGTTGGCGAGAAATCGCGAGAAGCTTCGTATCGAGCGTGACAAACGAGTGCATCCGGGGCGAGACGACAAGATTCTGACGGCCTGGAACTCTCTGGCAATCTCCGCGTTCGCAGTCGCTGGCGGCGTTCTCGATCGGCCTGATTATATTGAAATTGCAACGCGGGCTACAAAGTTCACCTTCGATCAAATGGTCACGGACGACGGTAATTTGTTGCACGCATTTCGTCAAGGTAAATCGCACCTTGCCGCGTTTTTGGATGATTACGCATTCACAATCGAGGCGCTCGTGTCGCTCTTCGAAGCGAACGGGCAAGCTCGATACATCGATCGGGCGGTTCAGTTGGCCGATACAATGATCAAACGATTCAAAGACGAAGAGCTGGGCGGCTTTTTCTATACGTCCAACGATTCCGAAACGCTAATCACACGGACGAAGGATTGGCACGATGGTAGCCTGGTGAGCGGCAATGCCTCCGCAGTGATGGCACTGCTGAAATTGTCTCGACTGTGCAATCGAGAAGATTATCGAATTGCCGCAGAGCAGACGCTGAGACTAGCGAACGATATTTTGCAAACTCAATCGGCTGCCTGCGCGGCCCTGGTAGTGGCCCTCGATCGCTACCGAAACGATGCAGAGCAAATCGTGGTGGCCGTTCCTGACCAAGAAGCGATGAAAAACGTTCGAGCGGATCTTTTAAAGAACTTCCATCCGCATGCGACACTCTCCTGGGTGATTGGCGATGCGTTTGATTCAGAACCAGTCGTGGCATTGAATGAGGATCGCAGCGTGATCGATGCGGCTCCGACGGTGTACCGCTGCAAGCATTTCACCTGCGACGCGCCTGTGACCGGCAAAGCGGCCATACAATGGCTCGGAGAGTTCTAA
- a CDS encoding RNA recognition motif domain-containing protein, giving the protein MGRKLYCGNLSFSVSSSDLEQLFAQFGTVESAQVISDRDSGRSKGFGFVEMGSDAEAQAAITGLNEVEHEGRNLTVNEARPREDRGGGGGGGRGGRGGGYGGGGGGGRGGYGGGGGGGRGGYGGGGGGGRGDRY; this is encoded by the coding sequence TTGGGCAGGAAACTGTATTGTGGAAACTTGAGCTTTAGCGTTTCAAGTTCGGATTTGGAGCAACTATTTGCTCAGTTTGGCACGGTTGAAAGTGCGCAAGTGATTTCGGATCGTGATAGTGGTCGAAGCAAAGGCTTTGGCTTTGTCGAGATGGGCAGCGACGCGGAGGCACAGGCCGCGATCACTGGTTTAAATGAAGTCGAGCACGAGGGTCGTAATTTGACGGTCAACGAAGCCCGCCCCCGCGAAGATCGTGGTGGCGGCGGCGGCGGTGGTCGTGGCGGACGTGGCGGTGGCTACGGCGGCGGCGGTGGCGGTGGTCGTGGCGGCTACGGTGGTGGCGGCGGCGGTGGTCGCGGCGGCTACGGTGGTGGTGGCGGCGGCGGTCGTGGTGATCGCTACTAA
- a CDS encoding ABC transporter ATP-binding protein, with protein sequence MDTDAPVAASTEGKAQDPIPATDSAGTTDAGVVIETRNLSKIFRDFWGRKKVSALKSLDIEVRRGEIFGLLGPNGSGKSTTIKLILGLLFPSSGRVLVFDKDASETSKNERIGYLPEESYLYKFLTAEETLDFYGRLFNMSGKDRKRRVDELIKLVGLQGAKHRQLREYSKGMTRRVGLAQALINDPDLILLDEPTTGLDPIGTREMKDLILALRDQGKTVLLCSHQLADVQDVCDRVAILHQGELKELGRVSDLLKVQDVTEVHARGLSDVAKTEIADLIRKHGGTVESIDNPTATMEDLFLNIVRESEARPGARRVSADGAKSGSQASGSQADSDSSEDAGS encoded by the coding sequence GTGGATACCGATGCACCTGTAGCAGCCTCAACTGAGGGAAAAGCCCAAGATCCCATTCCCGCAACGGACTCGGCCGGAACGACCGATGCGGGCGTGGTAATTGAAACACGCAATCTGAGCAAGATATTTCGCGATTTTTGGGGCCGAAAGAAAGTCAGTGCCCTTAAATCCCTCGATATCGAGGTTCGCCGAGGCGAAATTTTCGGGCTACTCGGGCCCAACGGCTCTGGCAAATCAACGACCATCAAACTGATTCTCGGTTTGCTGTTCCCCTCTAGTGGACGGGTGCTGGTGTTCGACAAGGATGCTTCAGAAACCAGCAAAAACGAACGAATTGGTTATCTGCCTGAAGAATCCTACCTCTACAAGTTCCTGACCGCCGAGGAAACACTCGATTTTTACGGTCGTTTGTTCAACATGTCGGGCAAGGACCGCAAACGCCGAGTCGACGAGTTGATCAAGTTGGTCGGGCTGCAAGGTGCCAAACATCGCCAACTTCGGGAGTACAGCAAGGGGATGACTCGCCGAGTCGGGTTGGCGCAAGCTTTGATTAACGACCCCGACCTGATCCTGCTCGACGAGCCGACCACAGGACTCGACCCGATTGGGACTCGCGAGATGAAGGATTTGATCTTGGCCCTTCGCGACCAAGGAAAGACAGTCTTGCTTTGCAGCCACCAATTGGCGGACGTCCAGGACGTTTGCGATCGGGTTGCAATTCTGCACCAGGGAGAATTGAAGGAGCTCGGGCGGGTTTCGGACCTTTTGAAAGTTCAAGATGTCACCGAAGTTCACGCTCGCGGGTTGTCCGACGTGGCCAAGACCGAAATCGCCGATTTGATCCGTAAACATGGTGGCACCGTCGAATCGATCGATAATCCAACCGCGACGATGGAGGATTTGTTCCTCAACATCGTGCGTGAAAGCGAGGCCCGTCCAGGAGCACGGCGAGTGTCCGCGGACGGAGCCAAGAGTGGCAGCCAAGCGAGTGGCAGCCAAGCGGACAGCGATTCATCGGAGGACGCTGGTTCATGA
- a CDS encoding bifunctional folylpolyglutamate synthase/dihydrofolate synthase, with translation MTQFKRDPLHNDANASADAGRDAAYQQSISFLYDRINYEGAAATSSKYPFRLGRMAELVERIGLGHYLFDRTQSIRSCPPKPLIHIAGTKGKGSTAAIAASILTAAGYRTGLYTSPHLNELEERFRIDSVPCPKSTFVELVDEIRPVVASMDKQEGLQPTFFELTTALGMLYFDKRACQAIVLEVGLGGRLDSTNVFASSVAVITSIGLDHQNVLGDTLEEIAAEKAGIIKGGIPVVSAVLRPAAAEVIAQKAAVDRSTLYQLGRDFDVEATMENDWGSEVVFKFKAGFQRQPNRIDLRARLALEGAHQPGNAAAAIAAIDRVDSPPLMVSEEAIRRGLADVTSAARIERFDLPRSITGIVDAAHNEDSIAALVAASKSRFASQPLTIVFGASRDKKAEVMLGLLSPIADALVLTRYQGNPRYRDPHELFALLPQTIRIKTIVIDEPTAACDKALSLTVDGGVLVVCGSFFLAAETRPWMLAKMGAGTPKQSVFDD, from the coding sequence GTGACTCAATTCAAGAGAGACCCGCTTCACAACGATGCAAATGCCTCGGCAGACGCCGGCAGGGATGCCGCGTACCAGCAATCGATTTCTTTCCTTTACGATCGAATCAATTACGAAGGGGCTGCAGCGACCAGTTCGAAGTATCCATTTCGGCTCGGACGTATGGCCGAACTTGTTGAGCGGATCGGGTTGGGGCACTACTTGTTCGACCGGACGCAGAGCATTCGCAGCTGTCCGCCGAAGCCACTGATCCATATCGCAGGCACAAAGGGTAAAGGGTCGACCGCTGCGATCGCCGCGTCGATTTTGACGGCAGCAGGTTATCGAACAGGTCTGTATACTTCGCCCCATTTGAATGAACTTGAAGAACGGTTTCGCATCGATTCGGTCCCCTGTCCCAAATCGACGTTTGTCGAACTTGTCGACGAAATTCGCCCTGTCGTTGCGTCGATGGACAAACAAGAGGGATTGCAGCCGACGTTTTTTGAGTTAACCACGGCACTCGGGATGCTCTATTTTGATAAGCGAGCGTGCCAGGCAATCGTGCTTGAAGTTGGTCTTGGCGGTCGGCTCGACAGTACGAATGTGTTTGCATCCTCCGTAGCGGTCATCACGAGCATTGGCCTGGACCATCAAAACGTGCTAGGCGATACCCTCGAGGAGATTGCGGCGGAGAAGGCGGGCATTATCAAAGGTGGGATTCCCGTTGTTTCGGCAGTCCTGCGGCCAGCCGCCGCCGAAGTGATTGCTCAAAAGGCGGCCGTCGATCGCTCGACCCTCTATCAGCTTGGTCGTGACTTCGATGTCGAAGCAACGATGGAGAATGATTGGGGAAGTGAAGTTGTTTTTAAGTTCAAAGCCGGGTTCCAACGCCAGCCAAATCGCATCGATCTTCGCGCCCGGTTGGCTCTCGAGGGAGCCCATCAACCGGGGAACGCCGCCGCGGCGATCGCAGCGATCGACCGGGTCGATTCACCGCCATTGATGGTATCGGAGGAAGCGATTCGCCGGGGCCTTGCCGACGTGACCTCTGCGGCCCGGATCGAACGCTTTGATTTGCCGCGATCGATAACGGGGATCGTCGATGCTGCTCACAACGAAGATTCGATTGCCGCGTTGGTCGCTGCCTCGAAGAGTCGTTTTGCGAGCCAGCCGCTCACGATCGTTTTCGGTGCCAGTCGCGACAAGAAGGCGGAGGTGATGCTGGGGCTACTCTCACCGATCGCCGATGCTCTGGTTCTGACACGCTATCAAGGTAACCCTCGCTACCGTGACCCCCATGAACTCTTTGCGTTGCTACCGCAGACCATTCGCATTAAAACGATCGTGATTGACGAGCCTACCGCTGCGTGCGACAAAGCCTTGTCCTTGACGGTCGATGGCGGCGTATTGGTCGTGTGCGGTTCGTTCTTCCTAGCCGCCGAAACTCGCCCCTGGATGTTAGCAAAAATGGGAGCGGGGACGCCAAAACAAAGTGTATTCGATGATTGA
- a CDS encoding IRE (iron responsive element), translating into MRTTALRRKLIYLVAMLAMLVPLFLLGQPSGGSGDSGGQLTEMRNRFNIAESDLGEISPASETMKLASLGMRGVAATLLWNKAHHYKVAHEWDRYKATLNNISLLQPHFDKVWEHQAHNLAYNVSTEFDDYRQRYEMVREGTEFLSKGVRQNRNAPRLVWYTGWFYGSKMGMSDEKVQFRKLFSDDEVLHGKLLEEGIAVDSPEARGPYFKPDNWLVGRLWLRHGYDIVDSGVKIRRQTPLNFYETGPKWRIKHSEAIEDEGVLDERAQNAWQMAAQDWQEFGQRSVPTTAAFTIKLGQLDELVRLKALRLEEFRKLTGEELPGIENQWQPNLMPYAKKAAPEDRMRAMELADEIEDIEERRVKTDGYRKQINYPYWDTLTQAEQEERTVEARRLIYEAEKANEEAELDKAIDLYEQAFAVWAEIFDDYPILTVDDSAEDLLRSIRRYSVAIDSEEMADDFPLAAFVEMMGTYEQVSSEVYEEVRKTQKERAEKRKQELAQLELERERQAAEEMEREREAMQKMKEKSEAKKAEQAAKAETNADDLQAGESMDNDADADADVDADEATSDEATADEAIKDDSDPDEPVAEENSENKDDQPVVEEVTDDAEADSDGDASDE; encoded by the coding sequence ATGAGAACTACAGCACTTCGTCGAAAACTTATTTACTTGGTCGCCATGTTGGCGATGCTCGTTCCGCTTTTCTTGCTCGGACAGCCAAGCGGCGGCTCAGGTGATTCGGGCGGCCAACTAACCGAGATGCGTAACCGTTTCAATATCGCCGAAAGCGATCTGGGCGAAATCAGCCCAGCGAGCGAGACGATGAAATTGGCGTCACTCGGAATGCGTGGCGTTGCCGCAACCTTGTTGTGGAACAAAGCTCATCACTACAAGGTCGCCCACGAATGGGATCGCTACAAGGCAACCCTAAACAATATCTCGCTACTGCAACCGCACTTTGATAAAGTCTGGGAGCACCAAGCGCATAATTTGGCCTACAACGTTTCGACCGAATTCGATGACTATCGTCAACGCTATGAAATGGTGCGTGAAGGTACCGAATTCCTGAGCAAAGGTGTTCGCCAAAATCGCAATGCACCCCGTTTGGTCTGGTACACCGGATGGTTCTACGGCTCAAAAATGGGTATGTCGGACGAGAAGGTTCAATTCCGTAAACTCTTTTCTGATGACGAAGTGTTGCATGGGAAATTGCTCGAGGAAGGGATCGCCGTCGACAGCCCCGAGGCACGCGGGCCATACTTCAAACCCGATAATTGGCTGGTGGGACGATTGTGGCTACGACATGGTTACGATATTGTCGACTCCGGCGTTAAAATTCGCCGGCAAACGCCGCTCAACTTTTACGAAACCGGACCCAAATGGCGAATCAAACATTCCGAGGCGATTGAGGACGAAGGAGTTCTTGACGAACGGGCGCAGAATGCGTGGCAGATGGCAGCACAGGATTGGCAAGAATTTGGCCAGCGAAGTGTCCCGACAACCGCTGCGTTTACAATCAAACTGGGGCAACTCGACGAACTGGTCCGGCTGAAGGCGCTGCGACTCGAAGAATTCCGCAAATTGACGGGTGAAGAGTTGCCAGGAATTGAAAATCAATGGCAGCCCAACCTGATGCCCTATGCTAAAAAAGCGGCTCCCGAAGACCGCATGAGAGCGATGGAGTTGGCAGATGAGATCGAGGATATCGAAGAACGCCGAGTGAAAACAGACGGCTATCGAAAACAGATCAACTACCCCTACTGGGATACGCTTACACAAGCCGAACAGGAAGAACGGACCGTCGAAGCAAGACGCCTGATCTACGAAGCCGAAAAGGCGAACGAAGAGGCTGAACTCGATAAGGCGATCGACCTTTACGAACAAGCATTTGCCGTTTGGGCAGAAATTTTCGACGATTACCCGATCCTTACCGTCGATGATTCAGCCGAAGATTTATTGCGATCGATTCGCCGCTATTCCGTCGCAATCGATAGCGAAGAGATGGCTGACGATTTCCCACTCGCTGCGTTCGTCGAAATGATGGGCACCTACGAGCAAGTCAGTTCAGAAGTTTACGAAGAAGTCCGCAAAACGCAGAAAGAACGGGCCGAAAAACGTAAACAAGAACTGGCTCAGCTTGAACTCGAACGCGAACGCCAAGCTGCCGAGGAGATGGAACGAGAGCGTGAAGCGATGCAGAAAATGAAGGAGAAGTCGGAAGCAAAGAAGGCAGAGCAGGCTGCCAAGGCGGAAACGAACGCCGATGACCTCCAAGCGGGCGAGTCGATGGATAATGATGCCGATGCCGACGCCGATGTCGATGCCGACGAGGCGACCTCGGATGAGGCGACCGCGGATGAGGCGATCAAGGATGACTCCGATCCAGACGAACCCGTGGCCGAAGAGAACTCGGAAAACAAGGATGATCAACCAGTCGTCGAAGAAGTCACTGACGACGCAGAAGCGGATTCCGATGGTGATGCGTCCGACGAATAG
- a CDS encoding ABC transporter permease: MTLQPEDFWSFYEWLFRPNAFLESALLQGIVLFALAIVLGLMVGYVISAARYGPSEGFYAVARVVRDLIRFDLPGTSPRRVFALARLAFKEAIRRKVLFVVGLFVVGLLLAGWYLNPESDDPARLYISFVLTATNYLILALALFISAFSLPADIKSKTIYTIVTKPVRATEIVLGRMLGFVAVGTMMLIPMGFASYLFVTRGIRHNHLEVTEVQELSNGRLEGETDYVAGHRHTFSIDPDSNGRGLTDMVRGHRHYVIRDEEGDFEIGPVADALKARIPSYGDIQFYDRQGNPQDAGIDVGNEKIAEGYGNAGISRLVGVAKGPRRIEHGYVEGGTLGMAEFTFHNVDANQYPIRIPLDMSIRAYRSYKGDIETGIRGSITLKHPTKPIRSVPITFYVDEYTVDEQTIPLRIEPDVSDAASEELLAGLVDDEDDTVNVFDAFVDEQGDMIVQIRCLDSSQYLGVTKSGVYLRAGENSFAWNLTKAYISIWLQMTMVIAFGVMFSTFLSGPVAMVATFVCVLLGFSAEQVYDTRYYIDAGIERGGGPIESMIRILKQDAMTTQFDVDEVAGKVIKTVDAGIVYSLDAIATALPNLPKMVGTAEYAASGFDIFGALLGRHAAATLGYCILAFLVSYFFLKSREIAA; the protein is encoded by the coding sequence ATGACGCTTCAACCAGAAGATTTTTGGTCATTCTATGAATGGCTGTTCCGCCCCAATGCGTTCTTGGAAAGTGCGTTATTACAGGGCATCGTTTTGTTCGCCTTGGCAATCGTGCTCGGCTTGATGGTCGGCTACGTGATTTCGGCAGCCCGCTATGGGCCGAGCGAGGGCTTTTATGCCGTCGCCCGCGTCGTTCGTGATTTAATCCGCTTTGATCTTCCCGGCACCTCCCCACGCCGCGTTTTCGCTTTGGCACGTTTGGCCTTCAAGGAAGCGATCCGCCGCAAAGTGTTGTTCGTCGTCGGCTTGTTCGTCGTCGGCTTGTTATTGGCCGGATGGTACTTGAATCCTGAAAGCGATGATCCAGCACGGCTTTACATCAGCTTCGTTTTGACGGCGACCAATTATTTGATTTTGGCTCTCGCCTTGTTCATCAGTGCGTTCTCGTTGCCAGCGGACATCAAGAGCAAAACGATTTACACGATCGTGACCAAGCCTGTTCGTGCAACCGAAATCGTACTTGGTCGAATGCTTGGGTTTGTCGCTGTTGGAACGATGATGCTAATCCCGATGGGATTTGCCAGCTACTTGTTCGTGACGCGTGGTATTCGACACAACCACTTGGAAGTGACGGAAGTTCAAGAGTTGAGTAACGGTCGACTTGAGGGTGAAACCGACTATGTCGCTGGCCATAGACACACCTTTTCGATCGACCCTGATTCAAACGGTCGCGGCTTAACCGACATGGTTCGCGGACACCGTCATTATGTCATTCGCGACGAGGAAGGCGATTTCGAGATCGGTCCCGTTGCCGATGCATTGAAAGCCAGAATCCCTTCCTACGGCGATATTCAATTCTACGATCGCCAAGGGAATCCGCAGGATGCGGGAATCGACGTCGGGAATGAGAAGATTGCCGAAGGTTACGGCAATGCGGGTATTTCACGTTTAGTCGGTGTGGCAAAAGGTCCGCGACGCATCGAGCACGGGTACGTCGAAGGTGGCACACTTGGAATGGCCGAGTTCACGTTTCACAATGTCGACGCGAACCAGTATCCCATTCGAATACCGCTCGACATGTCGATCCGTGCTTACCGTTCTTACAAAGGTGATATCGAAACGGGGATTCGCGGCTCGATTACCTTAAAGCACCCAACCAAACCAATTCGCAGCGTTCCGATTACCTTCTATGTTGACGAGTACACCGTTGACGAGCAAACCATCCCCCTTCGAATTGAACCCGATGTCAGCGATGCGGCGTCGGAAGAATTGCTAGCCGGTTTAGTCGATGACGAAGACGACACGGTAAACGTGTTCGACGCATTTGTCGACGAACAGGGCGATATGATCGTGCAAATCCGATGCTTGGACAGCAGTCAATATCTGGGCGTTACCAAGAGCGGCGTGTACTTGCGAGCAGGCGAAAACAGTTTTGCTTGGAACCTCACGAAAGCCTATATTTCGATTTGGCTGCAAATGACGATGGTGATCGCGTTTGGCGTCATGTTTAGCACGTTCTTGAGCGGTCCTGTTGCGATGGTCGCCACGTTTGTCTGTGTCCTGCTGGGGTTTTCTGCCGAGCAAGTCTACGACACGCGGTACTACATCGATGCCGGGATTGAACGCGGCGGTGGGCCGATCGAATCGATGATCCGGATTTTGAAGCAAGACGCGATGACGACTCAGTTTGACGTCGACGAGGTTGCTGGCAAAGTAATCAAAACGGTCGACGCAGGAATCGTTTATTCGCTCGACGCGATTGCAACCGCTCTACCGAACCTGCCAAAAATGGTCGGCACGGCTGAGTACGCAGCAAGCGGTTTTGATATTTTCGGAGCCTTACTCGGGCGGCATGCGGCCGCCACCCTGGGCTACTGTATTTTGGCATTCCTTGTCAGTTATTTTTTCCTGAAATCGCGTGAGATCGCTGCATGA
- a CDS encoding zinc ribbon domain-containing protein, with protein MHFHPPTEVYHPRYEDALATIRDNQAIAQTAHPVETADSGDRCDRPANKRDNEVRFLSHPPNLTIDESGIAAVSPPDKAKETHSLTNDDFFQCPHCGGDVQEYAKACPHCGSSDSDGWADETDSFSDDDDDFDYDQFIQDEFADDSVVTSKLKTWQIAVIVLVLLSFVLLVF; from the coding sequence GTGCACTTTCACCCACCAACTGAAGTTTATCACCCTCGGTACGAGGACGCACTCGCTACGATCCGCGACAACCAGGCTATCGCCCAAACGGCTCACCCTGTCGAAACAGCGGATTCAGGCGATAGGTGTGATCGTCCGGCTAACAAACGCGATAACGAAGTCCGGTTCTTATCTCATCCCCCTAATCTTACAATCGATGAGAGCGGAATCGCCGCAGTGTCGCCGCCCGACAAAGCAAAGGAAACTCATTCATTGACAAACGACGATTTTTTTCAATGCCCCCATTGTGGCGGCGACGTACAAGAATACGCCAAGGCGTGTCCTCACTGTGGAAGCAGCGATTCGGACGGCTGGGCTGACGAAACGGACTCCTTCAGCGACGATGATGACGATTTCGACTACGATCAGTTTATCCAAGATGAGTTTGCCGACGACTCGGTTGTCACTTCGAAGTTAAAAACTTGGCAAATTGCCGTGATCGTGCTCGTCCTGCTATCGTTCGTACTATTGGTTTTTTGA